A window of the Desulfobacula toluolica Tol2 genome harbors these coding sequences:
- the fumC gene encoding class II fumarate hydratase, producing MQTRIETDTMGQVSVPLDKYWGSQTQRSINNFKIGRQKMPLEVIRAFGILKKAAAVVNYDLGVLSRDRKDIIIRVCDEIISGSLEDHFPLLVWQTGSGTQSNMNVNEVIANRAHVLLGNQLGKGKRLVHPNDDVNKSQSSNDTFPTAMNIAAFTMLADHTIPCFKKLKSSLEKKAVAWNDIVKIGRTHMMDATPLTLGQEFSGYASMLDHGLCALDNTLPHLSELALGGTAVGTGLNTPIGYDKKVAGAISDLTGYTFITAPNKFESLAAHDALVTTHGVLKTMAGSLMKIANDIRLLGSGPRCGVSELMLPGNEPGSSIMPGKVNPTQIEALTMVCAQVMGNDVTIGIGGANGHFELNVFKPVIIYNFLESARLMGDAALSFKNNCVDGMEPNREKIAKCLQESLMLVTALNPHIGYEQAARIAKKAQEENKTLKQAGLELGIVTNYQFDQWVDPNKMIGRP from the coding sequence ATGCAAACAAGAATAGAAACAGACACCATGGGGCAGGTCAGTGTCCCTTTGGATAAATACTGGGGATCTCAGACCCAAAGATCCATAAATAATTTTAAAATCGGACGCCAAAAAATGCCGTTGGAGGTTATTCGGGCATTTGGAATTTTAAAAAAAGCTGCGGCAGTGGTAAATTATGATTTAGGGGTGCTGTCCCGGGACAGGAAAGATATTATTATCCGGGTCTGTGATGAAATTATCAGTGGTAGTCTGGAGGATCATTTCCCTTTGCTTGTCTGGCAGACAGGATCAGGCACCCAGTCCAACATGAATGTGAATGAAGTGATTGCCAACCGTGCCCATGTGCTGCTGGGCAACCAGCTTGGAAAGGGAAAACGCCTGGTTCATCCTAATGATGATGTCAATAAATCCCAATCATCAAATGATACCTTTCCAACGGCCATGAATATCGCGGCATTCACAATGCTTGCAGATCATACCATCCCCTGTTTTAAAAAATTGAAATCCTCTTTGGAAAAAAAAGCAGTTGCCTGGAACGATATCGTAAAAATCGGCCGGACTCATATGATGGATGCAACCCCTTTGACACTGGGACAGGAATTTTCCGGCTATGCCTCAATGCTGGATCATGGTCTTTGCGCCCTTGACAACACCTTGCCCCACCTGTCTGAGCTGGCATTGGGGGGAACTGCTGTGGGGACCGGCCTGAATACGCCAATAGGCTATGATAAAAAAGTGGCCGGAGCCATTTCCGATCTGACCGGTTATACATTTATTACAGCGCCCAATAAGTTTGAATCCCTGGCCGCACACGATGCCCTTGTGACCACTCATGGGGTATTGAAAACCATGGCAGGCAGTCTCATGAAAATAGCTAATGATATAAGATTGTTAGGATCCGGGCCGCGCTGTGGTGTCAGTGAACTGATGCTGCCTGGAAATGAACCCGGCTCATCCATCATGCCGGGAAAAGTGAATCCCACCCAGATAGAAGCATTAACCATGGTGTGTGCCCAGGTTATGGGAAATGATGTCACCATCGGCATTGGCGGGGCAAACGGACATTTTGAGCTGAATGTGTTCAAGCCGGTTATTATTTATAATTTTTTGGAATCTGCCCGGCTCATGGGTGATGCTGCCTTGTCTTTTAAAAATAATTGTGTGGACGGAATGGAGCCCAATCGTGAAAAAATTGCAAAATGTCTTCAAGAATCGCTTATGCTGGTGACGGCCTTAAATCCACATATCGGTTATGAACAGGCTGCCAGGATTGCAAAAAAAGCCCAGGAAGAAAACAAAACACTCAAACAGGCAGGCCTTGAACTGGGAATTGTTACCAACTATCAGTTTGATCAATGGGTAGATCCCAACAAGATGATTGGACGTCCGTGA
- a CDS encoding cache domain-containing protein → MSSSEKINALEPDFEKTPLFLKTLPVRLIIPVTLTILLFILTIFFLIIPLLEKNMMDGKREGIMHLTETAWSTLDFFYSKAQRGLISQKEAKLAAITHLQQLKYGPEQEDYFWINDMTPGMIMHPYRPDLEGRDMSDFKDSAGKLLFVDMVKIVEQKDAGFVDYLWQWKGDSNKIVPKISYVKGFAPWGWIIGTGIYVEDVRQEILTITHQLIYTCSGILMLFLLLSGYIVWQGTKGEKQRIMAMEQSRLRDKQLLQADKMTSLGILVAGVAHEINNPATSLMLNAPNLKKAWASFTPILDDHFKQQQHAVVCNMPYKDLSNRIEMMLTSMEDSAARIKRIITELKDFSRPTRVEMDDDININSVVGKSLDLTRSILKKATHHLSVDLEEGLPKISGNFQQLQQVMINLVVNACQALETPEQSIQVKTSISLNSGFIVIEVSDTGPGVHPRDLNKLKEPFFTTKRDHGGTGLGLSISEKIVYDHKGIMEFYSEFGKGLTVKIFLPVSRVENKV, encoded by the coding sequence ATGTCTTCATCTGAAAAAATAAACGCATTAGAACCGGATTTTGAAAAAACACCTTTGTTTTTGAAAACCCTTCCAGTAAGACTTATTATTCCTGTAACATTAACCATTCTTCTTTTTATCCTGACCATTTTCTTTTTAATCATTCCCCTTTTGGAAAAAAATATGATGGACGGTAAAAGAGAAGGCATTATGCATCTGACTGAAACAGCGTGGAGTACATTGGATTTTTTTTATTCAAAAGCCCAACGCGGTTTGATTTCACAAAAAGAAGCAAAACTTGCCGCCATCACCCATTTGCAGCAATTAAAATACGGCCCTGAACAAGAAGATTATTTCTGGATAAATGACATGACTCCCGGAATGATCATGCATCCCTACCGCCCGGATCTTGAGGGCAGGGATATGTCTGATTTTAAAGACTCTGCAGGCAAGCTTTTGTTTGTTGATATGGTTAAAATCGTGGAACAAAAAGATGCCGGGTTTGTGGATTATCTGTGGCAATGGAAGGGGGATTCCAATAAAATTGTTCCCAAAATTTCCTATGTAAAGGGGTTTGCCCCCTGGGGATGGATTATCGGAACAGGTATCTATGTTGAAGATGTCAGACAGGAGATTCTTACCATTACACACCAATTGATTTATACTTGTTCCGGAATTTTGATGCTGTTTTTGCTCTTGTCCGGGTATATTGTATGGCAGGGAACAAAGGGTGAAAAACAACGGATAATGGCAATGGAACAATCCCGTTTAAGGGATAAACAATTGCTTCAGGCAGATAAAATGACCTCCTTGGGCATACTGGTGGCAGGAGTTGCACATGAAATCAATAATCCCGCCACCTCGTTGATGCTCAATGCACCGAATCTTAAAAAAGCCTGGGCATCATTTACTCCGATTCTGGATGATCATTTTAAGCAGCAACAGCATGCTGTTGTCTGCAATATGCCTTACAAAGATCTTTCCAACCGCATTGAGATGATGTTGACGTCAATGGAAGACAGTGCTGCACGGATAAAAAGAATCATCACCGAGTTAAAGGATTTTTCTCGGCCCACAAGGGTTGAAATGGATGATGATATCAATATTAATAGTGTGGTTGGAAAATCCCTGGACCTGACCCGTTCCATATTGAAAAAAGCAACCCATCACCTGTCGGTTGATCTGGAAGAGGGGTTGCCAAAGATTTCAGGTAATTTTCAGCAACTGCAGCAAGTGATGATCAATTTGGTGGTGAATGCCTGTCAGGCCCTTGAAACCCCGGAACAGTCAATTCAAGTGAAAACCTCAATTTCTCTAAATTCCGGTTTTATTGTGATAGAGGTGTCCGATACCGGACCGGGAGTTCATCCACGAGATTTGAACAAGCTGAAAGAGCCTTTTTTTACAACCAAAAGAGATCATGGGGGGACCGGTCTCGGGCTTTCTATTTCAGAGAAGATTGTGTATGATCACAAGGGGATAATGGAATTTTATTCGGAATTTGGAAAAGGTCTGACCGTAAAAATATTTTTACCGGTGAGCCGTGTTGAGAACAAGGTTTAA
- a CDS encoding L-lactate MFS transporter, protein MEKIKNLGWRVTMAGLGINLALGILYTWSIFKMSIKESIVAGDGLFNWSLASLNDPYAVCCLVFAFTMIFAGRVQDRLSPRITAVIGGILTGLGLILISFSTSWISWIIGFGIFTGMGLGFGYASATPPAIKWFPSAKTGMIAGIVVAGFGLASVYIAPLAIFLIDKFGLSQSMLIFGIAFLVIVSALAQFLVNPPDGYVHPQTIQNKNSTANTSIDFEPGKMLRTVTFYKLWIIFCIASGAGLMIIGGVAGMAKHGMGHMAWVVVALMAVGNASGRVIAGILSDRIGRANTLFIMLIFQAIVIFSLLFITPAQVMLLVIAAMLIGFNYGTNLSLFPSATKDFFGLKNFGVNYGLVFSAWGVGGFIFPRVSQMIIAYTNTPRMAYILASGLLLVGAVVALTTKAPATEPVIKIEEQPEFIATPVPEET, encoded by the coding sequence ATGGAGAAAATTAAAAATCTAGGCTGGCGTGTAACAATGGCAGGACTGGGTATCAATCTGGCATTGGGAATATTGTATACCTGGAGTATTTTTAAGATGAGCATCAAAGAGTCAATTGTGGCAGGCGACGGTCTTTTTAACTGGAGCCTTGCGTCTTTAAACGACCCTTATGCCGTCTGCTGTCTGGTCTTTGCCTTTACCATGATTTTTGCCGGCCGTGTTCAAGACCGACTCAGTCCCAGGATTACGGCTGTTATCGGCGGTATTCTCACAGGGCTTGGCTTGATTCTCATTTCATTTTCAACTTCATGGATAAGCTGGATAATAGGATTCGGGATCTTCACGGGTATGGGGCTTGGATTTGGCTATGCATCAGCCACACCACCTGCCATTAAATGGTTTCCGTCTGCCAAAACAGGCATGATCGCAGGTATCGTAGTGGCAGGATTCGGTCTGGCATCGGTCTATATCGCCCCTTTGGCCATATTTTTAATCGACAAGTTCGGGCTTTCCCAGTCTATGCTGATTTTTGGTATTGCCTTTCTTGTTATTGTATCTGCTCTTGCGCAATTTCTTGTGAATCCGCCTGACGGTTATGTTCATCCCCAAACAATTCAAAATAAAAATTCCACGGCAAACACAAGCATTGATTTTGAACCCGGAAAAATGCTTCGTACAGTCACCTTTTATAAATTATGGATTATTTTTTGTATCGCCTCTGGTGCAGGCCTTATGATAATAGGCGGTGTGGCCGGGATGGCAAAACACGGCATGGGTCATATGGCATGGGTGGTTGTGGCTTTGATGGCAGTGGGAAACGCGTCCGGACGGGTCATTGCAGGGATACTATCTGATCGTATCGGACGGGCTAACACTCTTTTTATCATGTTGATTTTTCAGGCCATTGTCATCTTTTCACTCTTGTTTATCACACCTGCCCAGGTCATGCTTTTGGTTATTGCCGCTATGCTCATAGGTTTTAATTACGGCACCAACCTTTCCTTGTTTCCGTCCGCTACCAAAGATTTTTTCGGTTTAAAAAATTTCGGTGTTAATTACGGGCTGGTATTCAGTGCCTGGGGTGTGGGAGGATTTATATTCCCAAGGGTTTCTCAAATGATCATAGCTTATACCAATACTCCCAGGATGGCATATATTCTTGCATCAGGACTGCTTCTTGTCGGAGCGGTTGTGGCTTTGACGACTAAGGCTCCAGCAACTGAACCTGTAATTAAAATTGAAGAGCAACCTGAATTTATCGCAACTCCCGTACCTGAAGAGACCTAA
- a CDS encoding sigma-54-dependent transcriptional regulator: MANRQHTLDRPIFIVDDEPEILLAVDTCLRMAGMDNIITISDARDVIRQMERQIPCLMILDLNMPHINGRRLLQIIRKTYPRIPVIILTGAIDVDTAVNCMKIGAMDYVVKPVEEKRLLAAVEQALALINLENKAKMTLPTELFAQIKNPKAFAHIITQDEKMHSIFHYIEAIAPSSQPVLVFGETGVGKELIGQSIHELSQRKGKLVVVNVAGLDDNIFSDTLFGHVPGAFTGAQTSRPGLIEQAAGGTLFLDEIGDLALTSQVKLLRLLQEREYLPLGSDKTRQSDARVVAATNRDLWNLERKGVFRKDLIYRLSTHTLTLPPLRDRLLDLPLLLDRFICQAANELDKPVPELPKILIEQMETYPFKGNIRELKSMVYDAISRYRKGPMTADLFKGLGIVGSGIFGSSSFGSSSFGSGETVSGSFESGAGPDKDSSVSLPTLKEASRELVEKAMKQTGGNQSAAAGILGISQQALSKRLKKLKQEQDKN, encoded by the coding sequence ATGGCAAACAGACAACATACCCTGGACCGGCCTATTTTTATTGTTGACGATGAACCGGAAATTCTTCTGGCTGTAGATACCTGCCTGAGAATGGCGGGTATGGACAATATTATCACCATCAGCGATGCCAGGGATGTTATCCGGCAAATGGAACGTCAGATTCCGTGTCTGATGATCCTGGATTTGAATATGCCCCATATCAACGGCAGGCGGTTGCTTCAAATTATTCGTAAAACTTATCCCAGGATACCTGTTATTATTCTTACAGGTGCAATTGACGTGGATACGGCTGTAAACTGCATGAAAATAGGGGCCATGGATTATGTGGTCAAACCGGTGGAGGAAAAGCGGCTCCTGGCTGCAGTCGAACAGGCACTGGCCCTGATCAACCTGGAAAACAAAGCCAAGATGACTCTGCCAACAGAATTGTTTGCCCAGATTAAAAATCCCAAGGCATTTGCCCATATTATCACTCAGGATGAAAAGATGCACTCCATCTTTCACTATATTGAGGCCATTGCCCCGTCTTCTCAGCCGGTCCTTGTTTTTGGGGAAACCGGAGTGGGAAAGGAACTCATTGGCCAGTCCATTCATGAGTTGAGCCAGAGAAAGGGAAAACTGGTTGTGGTCAATGTGGCGGGACTGGATGACAATATTTTTTCCGATACGCTTTTCGGGCATGTTCCCGGGGCGTTTACCGGGGCACAAACTTCAAGGCCCGGCCTGATCGAACAGGCGGCCGGGGGCACGCTTTTTTTGGATGAAATAGGAGATCTTGCCTTAACCTCTCAGGTTAAACTGCTTCGTCTGCTTCAGGAAAGGGAATACCTGCCCTTGGGGTCTGACAAGACACGACAGTCAGATGCCAGGGTTGTTGCCGCCACCAACCGGGATCTGTGGAACCTTGAAAGAAAAGGGGTTTTCAGAAAAGACTTGATTTACAGGCTTTCCACCCACACCCTTACCCTGCCTCCCCTCCGGGACCGTCTTCTGGATCTGCCGCTGCTGCTGGACCGTTTCATATGCCAGGCCGCCAATGAACTGGACAAACCGGTTCCCGAACTTCCCAAAATATTGATTGAACAGATGGAAACTTATCCGTTCAAGGGCAATATACGGGAGTTGAAATCCATGGTGTATGACGCTATTTCACGATATCGGAAAGGACCTATGACAGCGGATCTGTTCAAGGGCCTGGGCATAGTCGGATCGGGCATTTTTGGATCAAGCTCATTTGGATCAAGCTCATTTGGATCAGGCGAAACCGTATCCGGGTCATTTGAATCCGGGGCCGGGCCAGACAAGGATTCGTCTGTCTCTCTTCCCACCCTTAAAGAAGCCTCCAGAGAGCTTGTGGAAAAGGCTATGAAGCAAACCGGCGGAAACCAGTCCGCTGCAGCGGGAATTCTGGGCATCTCTCAACAGGCCTTGAGTAAGCGGCTGAAAAAGTTAAAACAGGAACAAGATAAAAACTAA
- the acs gene encoding acetate--CoA ligase, with product MSEFKFHAPDEYRKNAWIKTMDEYKQMYDQSIEKPEEFWTQMADQFYWEKRWDSVRDYNYSISKGPINIEWFKGGKTNITYNCLDRHLKDRGDQTALIWEGNSIGEDREISYKELYEMVCQFANVLKSKGVQKGDRVAIYMPMIPELAVTMLACARIGAIHSIVFGGFSADALSNRILDSLCKVLVTSDGVMRGAKAVPLKGNADTAMDLCEKQGHLVECCVVVNRTGSEVEMKQGRDVWWHEQIQAQSMDCPVEWMDAEDPLFILYTSGSTGTPKGVQHNVGGYMVYTGITFRYIFDYHDNDIYWCTADIGWVTGHSYIVYGPLSQGATSIMFEGVPNYPDPGRFWATVDKWKVNQFYTAPTAIRALMAQGEQWVEKYDLSSLRLLGSVGEPINPEAWKWYFKHVGKERCPIVDTWWQTETGGIMITALPYAIDQKPGSATLPFFGVNPVLLNEEGKPLEGACDGILAIQEPWPGQMRTVYNNHERFEKVYFQMFDGYYFAGDGCRRDEDGYYWITGRVDDVINVSGHRMGTAEVESALVSHKEVAEAAVIGFPHDIKGQGIYAFVTLNVSATPSDELLSQLKLHVRKEIGPIATPDIIHFAPALPKTRSGKIMRRILRKIATDEFDSLGDISTLADPEVVGSLIENHKELTSN from the coding sequence ATGAGCGAATTTAAATTTCACGCACCTGATGAGTACCGTAAAAATGCCTGGATCAAAACAATGGATGAGTACAAACAGATGTATGATCAGTCTATTGAGAAACCAGAAGAATTTTGGACACAAATGGCGGATCAGTTCTACTGGGAAAAACGCTGGGACAGTGTCCGGGATTATAACTACAGCATTTCCAAAGGCCCTATTAATATTGAGTGGTTCAAGGGCGGCAAAACAAATATTACTTACAATTGCCTTGACCGTCATTTAAAAGACAGGGGCGATCAAACCGCCTTGATATGGGAAGGAAACAGTATTGGCGAAGACCGTGAAATTTCCTACAAAGAACTCTATGAAATGGTTTGTCAATTTGCCAATGTTTTAAAATCCAAAGGCGTACAAAAAGGCGACCGGGTAGCCATTTACATGCCCATGATACCGGAGCTTGCCGTCACCATGCTGGCATGTGCCAGAATCGGTGCCATTCACAGTATTGTTTTTGGCGGTTTTTCCGCAGACGCCTTGTCTAACCGTATACTGGACAGCCTTTGTAAAGTTCTTGTTACCTCTGATGGTGTTATGCGGGGGGCTAAGGCTGTTCCGTTAAAAGGCAATGCAGATACGGCTATGGATCTGTGTGAGAAACAGGGGCATTTGGTGGAGTGCTGTGTTGTGGTCAATCGAACCGGTTCCGAGGTTGAAATGAAACAGGGCAGGGATGTGTGGTGGCATGAGCAGATCCAGGCGCAAAGCATGGATTGTCCCGTGGAATGGATGGATGCAGAAGATCCTTTGTTTATCCTTTACACCTCAGGATCAACAGGAACGCCCAAAGGTGTGCAACACAATGTAGGCGGCTACATGGTTTATACCGGTATCACTTTCAGATATATTTTTGACTACCATGACAACGACATCTACTGGTGTACTGCTGATATCGGCTGGGTAACCGGGCACAGCTACATTGTTTACGGTCCCCTCTCACAAGGTGCCACAAGCATCATGTTTGAGGGGGTCCCCAATTATCCTGATCCTGGACGGTTCTGGGCCACAGTGGATAAATGGAAGGTAAACCAGTTTTACACAGCTCCCACAGCCATAAGGGCATTGATGGCTCAGGGGGAGCAATGGGTTGAAAAATATGATCTTTCATCTTTAAGATTGTTGGGATCGGTTGGCGAACCCATTAATCCCGAGGCCTGGAAATGGTATTTTAAACATGTGGGCAAAGAAAGATGCCCGATCGTGGATACCTGGTGGCAGACTGAAACCGGAGGCATCATGATTACGGCTCTTCCCTATGCCATTGACCAGAAACCGGGGTCAGCCACCCTGCCGTTTTTCGGTGTTAATCCGGTGCTGTTAAATGAAGAGGGAAAACCCCTTGAAGGGGCTTGTGACGGTATCCTGGCCATACAAGAACCATGGCCCGGCCAGATGAGAACTGTTTACAATAATCATGAAAGATTTGAAAAAGTTTATTTTCAGATGTTTGACGGCTATTACTTTGCCGGTGACGGATGCCGCAGGGATGAAGACGGTTATTACTGGATCACAGGACGTGTGGATGATGTCATCAATGTGTCCGGCCACAGGATGGGGACGGCCGAGGTTGAAAGCGCCCTGGTCAGTCATAAGGAGGTGGCCGAAGCCGCAGTGATCGGCTTTCCCCATGACATTAAAGGTCAGGGTATTTATGCATTTGTCACCCTCAATGTCAGTGCAACCCCGAGCGATGAATTGTTAAGCCAGCTCAAACTGCACGTCAGAAAGGAGATCGGGCCAATTGCCACACCTGATATTATCCATTTTGCACCTGCATTGCCTAAAACCCGGTCAGGCAAAATTATGCGCCGGATTTTGCGAAAAATCGCAACTGATGAGTTTGACAGCTTAGGTGACATCTCCACCCTTGCAGATCCCGAGGTGGTGGGCAGCCTGATCGAAAACCATAAGGAATTAACAAGTAATTAA
- a CDS encoding dihydrofolate reductase family protein, producing MKVILLMAVTADGMIARNSMQLVDWTGKADKQYFVDVTRKAGAMIMGSKTFDTIGKVLPDRKNIVMTRNKKRTSQNTDLIFTDQTPKQVLKELEAQGLTCATLVGGSVVNTLFLQENLVDEIHLTIVPRFFGKGMSLFNEILDTRLELMEVKKIDEGHVLLIYRVKKESY from the coding sequence ATGAAAGTGATACTCTTGATGGCTGTTACAGCAGACGGGATGATTGCAAGAAATTCCATGCAATTGGTTGACTGGACCGGAAAAGCAGACAAACAATATTTTGTTGATGTCACACGAAAGGCAGGAGCCATGATCATGGGCTCGAAAACATTTGATACCATCGGGAAAGTGTTGCCTGACCGCAAAAATATTGTCATGACAAGGAACAAAAAAAGGACAAGCCAAAACACGGATCTGATTTTTACCGACCAGACACCAAAGCAGGTTTTAAAAGAACTTGAAGCACAGGGCTTAACTTGTGCAACACTTGTTGGCGGATCAGTTGTGAATACCTTGTTTTTACAAGAAAATCTGGTGGATGAAATCCATCTCACCATTGTACCAAGGTTTTTCGGCAAAGGTATGTCCTTGTTTAATGAAATTCTGGATACCCGTTTGGAACTGATGGAAGTCAAAAAAATTGATGAGGGCCATGTGTTATTGATATACAGGGTTAAAAAAGAATCATACTAA
- a CDS encoding HAMP domain-containing protein yields the protein MKGIRTPLIEFIESMMLIGIAIIFILVLISYIFGQKIAKPLAILDTATQKIGKDDFKYRIDMKQNDEFGNLAISFNSMAKSLQHSTTSIAILEKEVAARRKAEKEQEKLIKELQESLENVKTLSGLLPICAKCKKIRNDEGYWDSLEEYIQTHSNILFSHSLCSKCSDALYGNEDWYMEMKKDDLK from the coding sequence ATGAAAGGAATTCGAACACCTTTAATTGAGTTCATAGAATCGATGATGTTAATAGGCATTGCAATAATTTTTATTTTAGTATTGATTTCCTATATATTTGGCCAAAAAATTGCCAAACCTCTTGCAATACTTGATACAGCTACCCAAAAAATTGGAAAAGATGATTTTAAATACCGAATTGATATGAAGCAAAATGATGAATTTGGCAATTTAGCCATTTCATTCAACAGCATGGCAAAAAGCCTTCAACACAGCACTACATCCATAGCAATTCTTGAAAAAGAAGTTGCCGCTCGCAGGAAAGCGGAAAAAGAACAAGAAAAATTAATCAAAGAGCTGCAAGAATCACTTGAAAATGTCAAAACATTAAGCGGTTTACTACCGATCTGCGCCAAATGCAAAAAAATCCGAAACGATGAGGGATATTGGGATTCTTTGGAAGAATATATACAGACTCATTCCAATATTTTATTCAGTCATAGTTTGTGTTCTAAATGTTCCGATGCCCTTTATGGCAATGAAGACTGGTATATGGAAATGAAAAAAGATGATTTGAAATGA
- a CDS encoding metal-dependent hydrolase produces the protein MADFKTHFTITSIGSSIASTILFASAIATPQEVLLYFTLGVVGGLLPDIDSDNSLPVRILFTFIATVISFLVMFKQPPENTAVELLLVWMGSFVFIKYFLFSFFTRITVHRGIIHSIPASVFFGLISTILLYRIFHFNEFVAWMAGMFVFGGYIIHLLLDELYSLNLKGLGIKKSAGTAFKFGNASDLKSTFFIYLAIVLLFFSTPEHNHFFSIFFDTSTYRHLKFFPSDNWFSELMFYQSKFP, from the coding sequence GTGGCTGATTTTAAAACACATTTTACAATAACCAGTATCGGCAGCAGCATTGCATCCACAATACTTTTTGCATCGGCGATTGCCACGCCCCAGGAAGTTCTTCTCTACTTTACTCTCGGCGTGGTTGGCGGTCTTTTACCGGATATTGATTCAGACAATTCCCTTCCCGTTCGGATACTTTTTACGTTTATTGCAACCGTCATATCCTTTCTTGTGATGTTCAAGCAGCCGCCTGAAAATACAGCTGTCGAACTGCTACTTGTATGGATGGGAAGCTTTGTCTTTATAAAATATTTTCTTTTTTCATTTTTTACAAGAATAACAGTCCACCGAGGCATCATCCACTCGATACCCGCCTCTGTTTTTTTCGGGCTTATCAGCACTATACTGCTTTACCGCATTTTTCATTTTAATGAATTTGTCGCCTGGATGGCAGGCATGTTTGTTTTTGGAGGATATATCATCCATCTGCTTTTAGATGAGCTGTACAGCCTAAATCTTAAAGGTTTAGGAATTAAAAAATCAGCAGGAACCGCATTTAAATTCGGGAATGCATCAGATCTCAAGTCCACATTTTTTATCTACCTTGCAATTGTTCTTCTGTTCTTTTCCACACCTGAACACAACCATTTTTTTTCAATATTTTTTGACACCAGCACCTACCGTCACCTGAAATTTTTTCCCAGTGACAATTGGTTCAGTGAATTGATGTTTTACCAATCAAAATTCCCTTAA
- a CDS encoding rhodanese-like domain-containing protein: MKRKMMAFLLAQLLVFSFSITCFGASTLPPKKQTVLAKYVTAKQAYEKYSQDPANVKILDARTIGEYVFVGHAPMAVNIPLKFLDRGLTDKNKPVMPTNENFVSEVMKRFKKTDQILVMCRSGARSAACVNLLAKAGFNDVYTITDGFEGDKDDQGQRTVNGWKNSGAPWTFKLDPALVY; this comes from the coding sequence ATGAAAAGAAAAATGATGGCATTTCTGCTGGCTCAATTACTGGTATTTAGTTTTTCTATAACCTGTTTTGGGGCTTCAACACTTCCCCCAAAAAAACAGACCGTACTTGCCAAATATGTGACAGCGAAACAAGCGTATGAAAAATACTCCCAGGACCCGGCCAACGTCAAGATCCTTGATGCCAGAACCATAGGTGAATATGTGTTTGTGGGCCACGCCCCCATGGCGGTTAATATCCCCCTAAAATTCCTGGACCGCGGATTGACAGACAAAAATAAGCCTGTGATGCCGACAAATGAAAATTTTGTATCCGAGGTGATGAAACGATTCAAAAAAACGGATCAGATCCTTGTGATGTGCAGGTCTGGTGCCAGAAGCGCAGCCTGTGTCAATTTGCTTGCCAAAGCCGGATTCAACGATGTTTACACCATTACCGACGGGTTTGAGGGAGACAAGGACGATCAAGGTCAAAGAACCGTGAATGGATGGAAAAACTCAGGTGCGCCCTGGACCTTTAAACTTGATCCGGCATTGGTCTATTAA